The window CCGACTTGTTTGTGATGTTGCCTTTGTCAAATTTGGATAATCGTTACGCTAAACATTACGGTACTGAGGAGAATGCATAATGAAACCTGGCGACCACTTCTTAAATCAGAAACTGTTTAAAACCAGCAAAAAAGATGTGGTCCGCTTCCGCACTATCTGGATCTCGGATCTGCATTTAGGAACTACTGGTTGCCAGGCTGCCCGCTTACTTGAATTTTTGCAGGCGACTGAGTCAGAGAATTTGTATCTGGTCGGCGATATCATTGACGGCTGGCAGCTCAAACGTCGTTGGTATTGGGATCAAGTCCATAACAACGTGGTGCAAACCGTACTGAAAAAAGCCAAGAAGGGTACCAATGTCATTTTTGTCCCTGGCAATCATGATGAATCAATACGCCAATTCATCGATCTTGATTTTGGTGGTATCAAAGTCAGGGATGAACTGGTACATGTGACCGCACAAGGCAAACGTATGCTGGTATTGCATGGCGACCGTTTTGACGGCGTGATTGCCTGTGCCAAATGGTTAGCGTATGTCGGTGACAGTCTTTACACCGTGATTTTGAAGTTCAACCAAGTCTTTAATAACTGGCGCGCCCGCGCCGGTCTACCGTATTGGTCGCTATCGCAATACCTCAAACTCAAAGTCAAAAATGCCGTCAGCTATATCAGCTCATTTGAAAATGCCTTAGCCGATGAAGCACGCAAACTTGGTTTGGACGGCGTGATCTGCGGTCATATTCATAAACCAGAAATCAGAGATATTGATGGCGTGATGTACTGCAATGATGGCGACTGGGTAGAAAGCTTGTCTGCCTTGGTAGAAGACGCTAGTGGTGAATTACGTCTGATTAGCTGGCACGACGTGGTGCAGGTACAGCAGCCTATGATGGCACAAGAGCCGGTATTCTTTGAGGCTTGACTTTGCTCAGCAGCTTTTGCGTGAAAAATAAGAACGGAAGTTTCTAAAGACCTAAATGGAAGGTCTAATAATGATGTGGCTTGTGGCACGGTATCGTGCCACAAGCCACATCATTATTGGGGGGAGTAATTTTGGACGTTCTAAAAAATCCTTTATCCAGATACAGGACAAGACAGGACACAAACACTATTCGTTTAGTTGTCACCTCTGCTAAAAGCAACAGCAACGACATGCCTTACAACTTCAGCCTTCTCCAATCCGCTTAGCAATATGTGCTAGCGCTTCTTCAACCTGATCAATCAAAATCAGACATAAATCGCCTTCTGATAAACGTGCCATCGCTGTGTCGATTGCTAGAAATTCACCGTTGATTTCGTCGATGACTTTGGTACGGTTGGCATTGGCTAATCCTGTACGTAGCAGAGCAACGACCTCACCATCTGCGCGACCACGTTGGCATTGATCCTGATATAGCACGACGTCGTCGAAGGCATCACCCAGAATCTCGGTTTGCTGGCGAATGTCCTGATCGCGTCTGTCACCTGCGCCGCTGATGACGACCGAGCGGCGTTTAGCAGGGATGCTTTCTACTGCACGGACCAGCGCCAGAATTGCATCTGGATTGTGGCCATAATCGGCAATCAAGGTTGCACCGCGATAGTTGAACATGTTGAAGCGCCCCGGTGCATTGTCGCTCTCATTGGCGAAGGATTTTAAGCCTGAGCGAATTGCATCCCAACTAATCCCAACGCCCCATGCTGCAGCGACCGACGCCATCACGTTTTCTACCTGGAAGCCGACAGCGCCGTTGCGGGTGATAGGAATATCCGCTAACAGAACTTCGTGTTTAGTTTTGCCTTCGGCAGCGATTAGCTTATTGCCATCAACGTACACGACGCGATGCCCTTGCGCTTTATGCGTAGCCATCACTGGATGTTGGTTGTCGGCTGCAAAAAACGTGATAGATCCAGTGCAATTGACAGCCATACTGACGACGATAGGGTCGGCTGCGTTTAACACCGCAACACCGCTGTCTGCGACGTTTTGTACGATCACCCGCTTTAAAACGGCAAGATCTTCTACCGTTGTAATGTAGTTCAAGCCAAGGTGATCTCCAGAACCGACGTTAGTGACAACGGCGACTTGACAGCGATCAAACGCGAGTCCTTCGCGCAAGATGCCACCACGAGCCGTTTCAAATACGGCGGCATCGACGTCAGGGTGAAGCAGAACATTACGGGCGCTACGTGGTCCGCTGCAATCGCCGCTGTCGATACGACGGCCTTCAATATACACGCCATCGGTATTGGTCATGCCTGTGCGCAAGCCGCTTGTGGTTAGCAGATGCGCTATGAGCCGCACAGTCGTTGTCTTGCCGTTGGTGCCAGTCACCGCGACAACAGGGATACGTCCATCATCGCCATCTTCAAACATAGCAGAAATAATCGCTTCGCCAACAGGACGACCTTTGCCAAAGGACGGGGACAGATGCATACGCAAACCCGGGGCTGCGTTGACTTCTACAATGCCACCATTTTGTTCTTCGATTGGTTTTAAGACGCTATCGCAGACCAGATCGACACCGCAGATATCCAGACCAACCATTTGGGCTGCGACGATAGCGCGTGCTGCAACTTCTGGGTGGACATCGTCAGTGACATCAGTTGCTGAGCCGCCGGTCGACAAGTTCGCGTTATTACGTAAAATCACGCGTTGACCTTTAGCAGGTATGGAGTCCGCTACCAAATCCTGTTTTGCCAGACTTGCCAGTGCGATATCGTCAAAGCGAATTTTGGTCAAAGAGGTTGCATGACCACTACCGCGACGCGGATCTTTATTTACTTGTTCGACTAATTCGCGTACCGAGTGCGCACCATCACCAACAACGTGCGGTGGATCACGACGCGCTGCAGCGATCAGCTTGTCGCCGATCACCAGCAAACGAAAATCATGACCCGGTAAATAACGCTCAACCAAAATATCATCGCGGAATTCAGCCGCTGCCTGATAGCCTGCTTCTAGTTGTGCACGGGTTGTGACGTTGACGGTAACGCCTTTACCCTGATTGCCATCTTTGGGTTTAACGACGACGGGCAAGCCGATCTCGCAGGCGATTGCCCAAGCATCGTCCACATCTAATGCTGTACGTCCTAATGGAACCGGCACGCCTGCTGCATCAAGAAGTTTTTTAGTCAGTTCTTTATCTTGTGCAATCGCCTCTGCAATCGCGCTGGTGCCATCCATTTCGGCGGCTTGAATTTTGCGCTGACGGCTACCCCAGCCGAATAAAACCAGACTGCCGTTAGTCAGGCGACGGTAGGGAATATTTCTATCTACGGCCGCTTGCACGATCGAACCAGTGGACGGACCTAGCCTGACATCTTCATCTAAATCTCTTAGTTGTAGCAGCGCGCTACCCAGGTCGAACGGTGTATCTTCTTGCGCTGCTTTGCATAATTGTTCGGCTAATTCTAATGCCAGGCGGCCGACGGCTTCTTCCGAATATTCCACAACAACTTGAAAAATTCCGGCTTCCAGCGTCTGCGTAGTACGGCTAAAAGTGACCGGACAACCTGCTTGTGCTTGTAAGCCCAGCGCGGCCAGTTCCAACACATGCGCCATCGGGATAGTGTCATTGTGGCCGGTCGGTTGTAGTGGACTGATTTCTGGGAAACGGGCGCGCAGTCGTACTTCAAATCCGTTCAGTTCATCAATAGAGAGTTCAGCAGTGCTGCAACCCACTATGGCCTCAACCGCAGTGTGATGGCTCCAGAGATTGGGGCCGCGTAGCGCTCGTATGCGTGATACTTCCATAAACCTTCGTCCTATCTTGATGGCAGTGCCAATATGTAATTACAGCGATTTTATTTTTTAATCTTGCGCTAATTTAGCTGCGTACTTAGTTTCTTACTTGGTTTGCACTTAGCAGCGTGCTTAGTATCGTACTTAGTAGCCTGCTCAATAGCGTGCTTTCTTGGGACTGGAATCAAAGGTACGTAATCCCGCGACGATTAAATCTGGCGAAATTTCTAAAGCCCAGGCAGCCGCTACGGCTGCCATCACGACTTCTGGCTGGGCTGCTTTAATCGGTTTTAAAGTGCTCAATGAGAGCAAGCTAGTTTCTTCTATACCTTCCGCCAAAATGATGTGGTTGTCACGTAAGAAAACTGCGCGTTCGTTTTTAGCACGATGCTGTACGATGGCCTCAAGCGCATCATTCAGACCATAAAAAATCACTTTGCCATCACATAATTCAGCCAGTTCTACCACCTGCGAATCTGCTGCATTTAATACAGCCACACCATCCGGCAATACCACATCTACTTGGGTACGCATTACCTTAAACATCTGGTCTGCTTCATCGATGTAAAATTCACCAAGTTCTGCATGACCATCCATATCAGTCACCACGGCGACCTGACATTTATCGTAGGCCAG of the Undibacterium sp. 5I1 genome contains:
- the cphA gene encoding cyanophycin synthetase — translated: MEVSRIRALRGPNLWSHHTAVEAIVGCSTAELSIDELNGFEVRLRARFPEISPLQPTGHNDTIPMAHVLELAALGLQAQAGCPVTFSRTTQTLEAGIFQVVVEYSEEAVGRLALELAEQLCKAAQEDTPFDLGSALLQLRDLDEDVRLGPSTGSIVQAAVDRNIPYRRLTNGSLVLFGWGSRQRKIQAAEMDGTSAIAEAIAQDKELTKKLLDAAGVPVPLGRTALDVDDAWAIACEIGLPVVVKPKDGNQGKGVTVNVTTRAQLEAGYQAAAEFRDDILVERYLPGHDFRLLVIGDKLIAAARRDPPHVVGDGAHSVRELVEQVNKDPRRGSGHATSLTKIRFDDIALASLAKQDLVADSIPAKGQRVILRNNANLSTGGSATDVTDDVHPEVAARAIVAAQMVGLDICGVDLVCDSVLKPIEEQNGGIVEVNAAPGLRMHLSPSFGKGRPVGEAIISAMFEDGDDGRIPVVAVTGTNGKTTTVRLIAHLLTTSGLRTGMTNTDGVYIEGRRIDSGDCSGPRSARNVLLHPDVDAAVFETARGGILREGLAFDRCQVAVVTNVGSGDHLGLNYITTVEDLAVLKRVIVQNVADSGVAVLNAADPIVVSMAVNCTGSITFFAADNQHPVMATHKAQGHRVVYVDGNKLIAAEGKTKHEVLLADIPITRNGAVGFQVENVMASVAAAWGVGISWDAIRSGLKSFANESDNAPGRFNMFNYRGATLIADYGHNPDAILALVRAVESIPAKRRSVVISGAGDRRDQDIRQQTEILGDAFDDVVLYQDQCQRGRADGEVVALLRTGLANANRTKVIDEINGEFLAIDTAMARLSEGDLCLILIDQVEEALAHIAKRIGEG
- a CDS encoding UDP-2,3-diacylglucosamine diphosphatase; amino-acid sequence: MKPGDHFLNQKLFKTSKKDVVRFRTIWISDLHLGTTGCQAARLLEFLQATESENLYLVGDIIDGWQLKRRWYWDQVHNNVVQTVLKKAKKGTNVIFVPGNHDESIRQFIDLDFGGIKVRDELVHVTAQGKRMLVLHGDRFDGVIACAKWLAYVGDSLYTVILKFNQVFNNWRARAGLPYWSLSQYLKLKVKNAVSYISSFENALADEARKLGLDGVICGHIHKPEIRDIDGVMYCNDGDWVESLSALVEDASGELRLISWHDVVQVQQPMMAQEPVFFEA